A DNA window from Bradyrhizobium sp. CCBAU 53421 contains the following coding sequences:
- a CDS encoding J domain-containing protein: MPIDSSKFFDSIRIKPTKVSAKRQAQAGEQAVTCEWVGCQNKGAHRAPKGRENSREYWHFCLDHVREYNQSYNFFQGMNPDDVARYQKDALTGHRPTWKMGANNGKKGESGLDAASDPFHMFSELNGRGRWRPGPGGAEPKPETRKVMNAERKALLVMGLGAGATLEDVKSKYKALVKQHHPDANGGDRSTEDRLIEIIKAYNYLKTVVREA; this comes from the coding sequence ATGCCGATCGATTCATCAAAATTCTTCGACTCCATTCGCATCAAGCCGACCAAGGTGAGTGCGAAGCGCCAGGCGCAGGCCGGCGAGCAGGCCGTGACCTGCGAGTGGGTGGGTTGCCAGAACAAGGGCGCGCACCGCGCCCCGAAGGGCCGCGAGAATTCGCGCGAGTATTGGCACTTCTGTCTCGATCACGTCCGCGAGTACAACCAGTCCTACAATTTCTTCCAGGGCATGAATCCCGACGACGTCGCGCGCTACCAGAAGGATGCGCTGACCGGTCATCGTCCGACCTGGAAGATGGGCGCCAACAACGGCAAGAAGGGCGAGAGCGGTCTCGATGCCGCCTCCGATCCGTTCCACATGTTCTCCGAGCTCAACGGTCGCGGCCGCTGGCGGCCCGGACCGGGTGGCGCGGAGCCGAAGCCCGAGACCCGCAAGGTCATGAACGCCGAGCGCAAGGCGCTGCTGGTGATGGGGCTCGGCGCCGGCGCGACGCTCGAGGACGTCAAGTCGAAATACAAGGCGCTGGTGAAGCAGCACCACCCCGACGCCAATGGCGGCGACCGCTCCACCGAGGATCGCCTGATCGAGATCATCAAGGCGTATAACTATCTGAAGACCGTGGTACGCGAGGCGTAA
- a CDS encoding BolA family transcriptional regulator: protein MSTKDAIINKLREAFLPESLDVVDESHLHEGHAGHRPGGETHFRVYIVSPAFEGKSRIERHRMINATLAQELAGSVHALAIHAHGPGEKPR from the coding sequence ATGAGCACCAAAGACGCTATCATAAACAAGTTGCGTGAAGCTTTCTTGCCCGAAAGCCTCGACGTGGTCGATGAGTCACATCTGCATGAGGGCCACGCCGGCCACAGGCCAGGCGGCGAGACACATTTCAGGGTATATATTGTGTCTCCGGCCTTCGAAGGGAAGAGCCGGATCGAACGCCATCGCATGATAAATGCGACGCTGGCGCAGGAACTCGCCGGCTCGGTGCATGCGCTGGCGATCCATGCCCACGGCCCCGGGGAAAAGCCCCGCTAG
- a CDS encoding HlyC/CorC family transporter has product MGWLTFSIVLLCLLISAFFAASETALTGASRASMLRLSKQGNSEAGVVSKLFNMRERMIGALLLGNNIANIGASALATGVFTAWFGDVGVLYATAVMTVMVVVFAEVLPKTIAINAPDRISLLVARPMRLTIFVLGPLLTIIETIVLALMKLLGIKVGAHQAVLSPTERLRGAVDLLHHEGKVEKQDRDMLGGLLDLSELQVSDVMVHRTEMTMVNADLPPEELVREVLASEYTRIPLWREKPENIVGVLHAKDLLRAMRANEGDMSAIDASAIALPPWFVPEMRPVSEQLKAFRRRKTHFALVVDEYGEVEGMVTLEDILEEIVGDISDEHDVVVAGVRAQPDGSVVVDGSVPIRDLNRAMDWRLPDEEATTVAGLVIHEARSIPERGQSFTFHGFRFRVLRRERNRITALRIVAVPREAAEPEKPKRAGTAF; this is encoded by the coding sequence GTGGGATGGTTGACCTTCTCGATCGTGCTGCTCTGTCTCCTGATCTCCGCATTCTTCGCGGCGAGTGAGACGGCGCTGACCGGCGCCTCGCGCGCCAGCATGCTGCGGCTGTCGAAGCAGGGTAACAGCGAGGCCGGGGTGGTCTCGAAGCTGTTCAACATGCGCGAACGCATGATCGGCGCGCTGCTGCTCGGCAACAACATCGCCAATATCGGCGCCTCGGCGCTGGCGACCGGCGTGTTTACCGCCTGGTTCGGCGATGTCGGCGTGCTGTACGCCACTGCGGTCATGACCGTGATGGTCGTGGTGTTCGCCGAGGTGCTGCCCAAGACCATTGCGATCAACGCGCCCGACCGCATCTCGCTCCTGGTCGCGCGGCCGATGCGGCTGACCATCTTCGTGCTGGGGCCGCTGCTCACTATCATCGAGACCATCGTGCTGGCGCTGATGAAGCTGCTCGGCATCAAGGTTGGCGCCCATCAGGCGGTGCTGTCGCCGACCGAACGGCTGCGCGGCGCGGTCGATCTGTTGCATCACGAAGGCAAGGTCGAGAAGCAGGACCGCGACATGCTCGGCGGGTTGCTGGACCTCAGCGAGCTGCAGGTCTCCGACGTGATGGTCCATCGCACCGAGATGACCATGGTCAACGCCGACCTGCCGCCCGAGGAACTGGTGCGCGAGGTGCTGGCCAGCGAATATACCCGGATCCCGCTGTGGCGCGAGAAGCCGGAGAACATCGTCGGTGTGCTCCACGCCAAGGATCTGCTGCGTGCGATGCGCGCCAATGAAGGCGACATGTCTGCGATCGATGCCTCCGCGATCGCGCTGCCGCCCTGGTTCGTGCCGGAGATGCGTCCGGTCTCCGAACAGCTGAAGGCGTTCCGCCGCCGCAAGACCCATTTCGCCCTGGTGGTCGACGAGTATGGCGAGGTCGAAGGCATGGTGACGCTGGAGGACATCCTGGAGGAGATCGTCGGCGACATCTCCGACGAGCACGATGTCGTCGTCGCCGGCGTGCGCGCGCAGCCGGACGGCTCGGTCGTGGTCGACGGCTCGGTGCCGATCCGCGACCTCAACCGCGCGATGGACTGGCGGCTGCCGGACGAGGAGGCGACCACGGTCGCCGGCCTCGTGATCCACGAGGCGCGCTCAATACCCGAACGCGGCCAGAGCTTCACCTTCCACGGCTTCCGCTTCCGCGTGCTCCGCCGCGAGCGCAACCGCATCACGGCGCTGCGCATCGTCGCCGTCCCGCGCGAGGCCGCCGAGCCCGAGAAGCCGAAGCGGGCGGGGACGGCGTTCTGA
- the aroB gene encoding 3-dehydroquinate synthase, with protein MTAPLKHSASVTVDVALGDRAYDIVIGRDVLASLGERVAALRPGVRTAIVTDRTVAKHWLEPTEASLAAAGVPTSRIVVEEGEGSKSYATLTKVSEALITAKIERNDLVIALGGGVVGDLAGFAASILRRGVDFVQVPTSLLAQVDSSVGGKTGINSPQGKNLIGAFHQPVLVIADTSVLDTLSPRQFRAGYAEVAKYGILGDEAFFAWLEKNHADIFTGGAGREHAIATSCRAKAEIVSRDERETGERALLNLGHTFGHALEAATGFSDRLFHGEGVSVGMVLAAEFSAQLGMISSDDAGRIARHLSAVGLPTRLQDIAGFTQEGLADADALLALMAQDKKVKRGKLTFILLEAVGRAVIANNVEPQPVRDFLQAKLKV; from the coding sequence ATGACTGCGCCCCTGAAACACTCCGCCTCCGTTACCGTCGACGTCGCGCTCGGCGACCGCGCTTATGACATCGTCATCGGCCGCGATGTGCTGGCCTCGCTCGGCGAACGCGTCGCGGCGCTGCGGCCCGGCGTGCGGACCGCCATCGTCACCGACCGCACCGTCGCAAAACACTGGCTGGAGCCGACTGAAGCGTCGCTCGCCGCCGCAGGCGTGCCGACGTCGCGGATCGTGGTCGAGGAGGGCGAAGGCTCGAAGAGCTACGCCACGCTGACAAAGGTCAGCGAGGCGCTGATCACGGCCAAGATCGAGCGCAACGATCTGGTGATCGCGCTCGGCGGCGGCGTGGTCGGCGACCTCGCCGGCTTCGCGGCCTCGATCCTGCGCCGCGGCGTCGACTTCGTGCAGGTGCCGACCTCGCTGCTCGCGCAGGTCGATTCCTCCGTCGGCGGCAAGACCGGCATCAACTCGCCGCAGGGCAAGAACCTGATCGGGGCCTTCCACCAGCCGGTGCTTGTCATTGCCGACACCTCGGTGCTCGACACGCTGTCGCCGCGCCAGTTCCGCGCCGGCTACGCCGAGGTCGCGAAATACGGCATCCTCGGTGACGAGGCGTTCTTTGCCTGGCTCGAGAAGAACCACGCCGACATCTTCACAGGCGGCGCGGGGCGCGAGCACGCGATCGCGACCTCCTGCCGCGCCAAGGCCGAAATCGTCTCCCGCGACGAGCGCGAGACCGGCGAGCGCGCGCTGCTCAATCTCGGCCACACCTTCGGCCACGCGCTGGAAGCCGCGACCGGCTTCTCCGATCGCCTGTTCCACGGCGAGGGCGTCTCGGTTGGCATGGTGCTCGCAGCGGAATTCTCCGCGCAGCTCGGCATGATTTCCTCTGACGATGCCGGGCGCATCGCGCGTCATCTTTCTGCGGTAGGACTGCCGACGCGCCTGCAGGATATCGCAGGCTTTACCCAGGAAGGGCTTGCCGATGCCGACGCACTGCTGGCGCTGATGGCGCAGGACAAGAAGGTCAAACGCGGCAAGCTCACCTTCATCCTGCTGGAGGCGGTCGGCCGCGCCGTGATTGCCAACAATGTCGAGCCGCAGCCGGTGCGCGACTTCCTGCAAGCCAAGCTGAAGGTCTAG
- a CDS encoding shikimate kinase, producing MSDAAVPAPTHPTLEADITAALGPRSIVLVGMMGAGKSTIGRRMAARLKLPFTDADTEIETAADMTIPEIFETHGEAYFRDGEARVIARILDSGPIVLATGGGAFMREETRNRIRDRAVSIWLKADSDIIMRRVRRRADRPLLQTADPEATVNRLLGEREPVYGTADLTIASRDVPHDRIVDECLEALHAHLCGVRPAGEPPSDGLNATS from the coding sequence ATGTCCGACGCAGCCGTCCCGGCGCCCACCCACCCGACCCTGGAGGCCGATATCACGGCCGCGCTGGGGCCGCGGTCGATCGTGCTGGTCGGCATGATGGGGGCGGGCAAGTCGACCATCGGCCGGCGGATGGCGGCGCGGCTCAAGCTGCCGTTCACCGATGCCGACACCGAGATCGAGACGGCAGCCGACATGACGATCCCGGAGATCTTCGAGACCCACGGCGAGGCCTATTTCCGCGATGGCGAGGCGCGGGTGATCGCCCGTATCCTCGACAGCGGCCCAATCGTGCTGGCGACCGGCGGCGGCGCCTTCATGCGCGAGGAAACCCGCAACCGTATCCGTGACCGCGCGGTTTCGATCTGGCTCAAGGCCGACAGCGATATCATCATGCGCCGGGTCCGCCGCCGCGCCGATCGCCCGCTGCTGCAGACCGCCGATCCCGAGGCGACGGTGAACCGGCTGCTCGGCGAGCGAGAGCCGGTCTACGGCACCGCCGATCTGACGATCGCTTCCCGCGACGTGCCGCACGACCGCATCGTCGACGAATGCCTCGAGGCCCTGCACGCCCATCTGTGCGGCGTGCGTCCGGCCGGCGAGCCACCATCTGATGGATTGAACGCGACCTCATGA
- a CDS encoding histidine kinase: MPSLFRFLTVVAVIFGIGYGIVFALANFVHPKPREMSVTITPDKFLKK; the protein is encoded by the coding sequence ATGCCCAGCCTGTTCCGCTTCCTGACGGTCGTCGCCGTGATTTTCGGGATCGGCTACGGCATCGTCTTCGCGCTGGCGAATTTCGTGCATCCGAAGCCACGGGAAATGAGCGTGACCATCACGCCGGATAAGTTCCTCAAGAAATAG
- the xerD gene encoding site-specific tyrosine recombinase XerD, with protein MTAAAKKTPAKSSDAKLTALFLDMLAAEQGAGRNTLDAYRRDLTDFSDYLAHAGADFTSADTEALRGYLADLDTRGFKSTSVARRLSAMRHLYRFLLNERVRGDDPAAILSGPKRGRGLPKVLSIADVDRMLTRARELTQTDVSPAQRLRALRLYCLLEVLYATGLRVSELVSLPVSAARRDARMIVVRGKGNKERLVPLNDASRQAMADYLAALEVMQPKAKRTAPSKWLFPSSGESGHLTRQHFARDLKELAAASGLAPRLVSPHVLRHAFASHLLHNGADLRIVQTLLGHTDISTTQIYTHVVEERLKSLVRDLHPLAEK; from the coding sequence ATGACCGCTGCTGCCAAGAAGACCCCCGCAAAGTCCTCCGACGCCAAACTGACCGCGTTGTTCCTCGACATGCTCGCCGCGGAACAGGGCGCAGGCCGCAACACGCTCGACGCCTACCGGCGCGACCTCACCGATTTCTCCGATTACCTCGCCCATGCCGGCGCCGATTTCACCAGCGCCGACACCGAGGCGCTGCGCGGCTACCTCGCCGACCTCGACACCCGCGGCTTCAAGTCGACCAGCGTGGCGCGGCGGCTGTCGGCGATGCGGCATCTCTACCGCTTCCTGCTCAACGAGCGGGTCCGCGGCGACGATCCGGCCGCGATCCTGTCCGGCCCGAAGCGCGGCCGCGGCCTGCCCAAGGTGCTGTCGATCGCCGATGTCGACCGCATGCTGACCCGCGCCAGGGAGCTGACCCAGACCGACGTCTCGCCGGCGCAGCGGCTGCGCGCGCTGCGGCTATATTGCCTGCTCGAGGTGCTCTACGCCACCGGCCTGCGCGTCTCCGAGCTGGTGTCGCTGCCGGTGTCCGCGGCGCGGCGCGATGCGCGGATGATCGTGGTGCGCGGCAAGGGCAACAAGGAGCGGCTGGTGCCGCTGAACGACGCCTCGCGCCAGGCGATGGCGGACTATCTCGCCGCGCTGGAGGTGATGCAGCCGAAGGCGAAGAGAACAGCGCCGTCGAAATGGCTGTTTCCATCCTCCGGCGAGAGTGGCCATCTGACCCGGCAGCATTTCGCCCGCGACCTCAAGGAGCTCGCGGCAGCCTCCGGCCTCGCGCCGCGGCTGGTGTCCCCTCACGTGCTGCGCCACGCCTTCGCCAGCCATTTGCTGCACAATGGCGCGGACCTGCGCATCGTGCAGACCCTGCTCGGCCATACCGATATTTCGACCACCCAGATCTACACCCATGTGGTCGAGGAGCGGCTGAAGAGCCTGGTCCGTGACCTGCATCCGCTGGCGGAGAAGTAA
- a CDS encoding acetyl-CoA carboxylase carboxyltransferase subunit alpha: MPDPMRSYLDFEKPVAELESKIDELRALAASGSDIGDEVARIEDKAAQALTDLYASLTPWQKTLVARHPQRPHFTDFIGGLITEFTPMAGDRKFADDEALIGGFGRFRGESICVVGQEKGATTDSRIKHNFGMARPEGYRKAVRLMEMADRFGIPVLSIVDSAGAYPGIGAEERGQAEAIARSTDACLSLGVPNVAIVTGEGMSGGAIAITTANRVLMMEHAIYSVISPEAASSILWRDGTKAQEAANSMKITAQDMLRFGVIDQILKEPSGGAHRDPAAMIATTGDAIAQALNDLRNLDPDAIRKQRRQKFLDIGRKLG; encoded by the coding sequence ATGCCCGACCCGATGCGCAGCTATCTCGACTTCGAAAAACCCGTCGCCGAGCTTGAATCCAAGATCGACGAGTTGCGTGCGCTTGCCGCGAGCGGCAGCGACATCGGCGACGAGGTCGCGCGGATCGAGGACAAGGCGGCGCAAGCGCTCACCGACCTCTATGCCAGCCTGACGCCGTGGCAGAAGACGCTGGTGGCGCGGCATCCGCAGCGGCCGCACTTCACCGATTTCATCGGCGGCCTGATCACCGAATTCACCCCGATGGCCGGCGACCGCAAATTCGCCGACGACGAGGCCCTGATCGGCGGTTTCGGCCGCTTCCGCGGCGAGAGCATCTGCGTGGTCGGCCAGGAGAAGGGCGCCACCACCGACAGCCGCATCAAGCACAATTTCGGCATGGCGCGCCCCGAGGGCTACCGCAAGGCGGTGCGCCTGATGGAGATGGCCGACCGGTTCGGCATCCCGGTGCTGTCGATCGTCGATTCCGCCGGCGCCTATCCCGGCATCGGCGCCGAGGAGCGCGGCCAGGCCGAGGCGATCGCGCGCTCGACCGACGCCTGCCTGTCTCTCGGCGTACCCAATGTCGCGATCGTCACCGGCGAAGGCATGTCGGGCGGCGCCATCGCCATCACCACCGCCAACCGCGTGCTGATGATGGAGCACGCGATCTACAGCGTGATTTCGCCGGAGGCGGCGTCCTCGATCCTGTGGCGCGACGGCACCAAGGCGCAGGAAGCCGCCAACAGCATGAAGATCACCGCGCAGGACATGCTGCGCTTCGGCGTGATCGACCAGATCCTGAAGGAGCCCTCCGGCGGGGCTCATCGCGATCCCGCCGCGATGATCGCGACCACGGGCGACGCGATCGCCCAGGCGCTCAACGACCTACGAAATCTTGATCCGGACGCGATTCGCAAACAGCGGCGCCAGAAGTTCCTGGATATCGGCCGCAAGCTGGGCTGA
- a CDS encoding murein L,D-transpeptidase family protein, whose product MTHRTLVRALLTSAVLAAGVMLAGCDSDQISLAQNAKANQPVPPKLVAAMTEKDMDLQSPILVRLFKQEAELEVWKQTRSGQFALLKTYPICRWSGDLGPKVREGDRQAPEGFYSINPSQMNPQSAYYLSFNTGYPNAFDKALGRTGSELMVHGDCSSRGCYAMTDEQIAEIYSLGRESFFGGQKAFQFQAYPFRMTPANMAKHRNNPNMPFWKMIKEGNDHFEVTKQEPKVDFCEKKYVFDAVKPPDATRDPVFNASAKCPAYVIPEEVASAVREKEQRDDAEMAKLAAKGTPVARLNTGIDGGMNAIFASKIPEGNTGLSEGGDSQALASMSLARAPGTIPGTVNPPRPNLAVQREEPVVATTSSTSVATPSSASAPATRVASANASDKSEGFFSSFARKVGIGDATADASKQAASQPAPAAAAPAKPKVADAKPQSVVRVAPKAEPKQAAKPAPKPQVTSTAAAAPAATASTQLAGSAPVVQTNSFDTRFSAVK is encoded by the coding sequence TTGACTCATCGCACGCTCGTACGCGCGCTTCTGACTTCGGCGGTCCTCGCCGCGGGTGTCATGCTCGCCGGCTGTGACAGCGACCAGATCTCGCTCGCGCAGAATGCCAAGGCCAACCAGCCGGTCCCGCCAAAGCTCGTCGCTGCCATGACCGAGAAGGACATGGATCTGCAGTCGCCGATCCTGGTCCGGCTGTTCAAGCAGGAGGCCGAGCTCGAGGTCTGGAAGCAGACCCGCTCCGGCCAGTTTGCGCTGCTCAAGACCTATCCGATCTGCCGCTGGTCGGGCGATCTCGGCCCGAAGGTTCGCGAAGGCGATCGCCAGGCGCCGGAAGGGTTCTATTCGATCAACCCCAGCCAGATGAATCCGCAGTCGGCCTATTACCTGTCGTTCAACACCGGCTATCCCAACGCCTTCGACAAGGCGCTCGGCCGCACCGGTTCGGAGCTGATGGTGCATGGCGACTGCTCGTCGCGCGGCTGCTACGCGATGACCGACGAGCAGATCGCCGAAATCTATTCGCTCGGCCGCGAGTCCTTCTTCGGTGGCCAGAAGGCGTTCCAGTTCCAGGCCTATCCGTTCCGGATGACGCCGGCGAACATGGCCAAGCACCGCAACAATCCGAACATGCCTTTCTGGAAGATGATCAAGGAAGGCAACGATCATTTCGAAGTGACGAAGCAGGAGCCGAAGGTCGACTTCTGCGAGAAGAAATACGTCTTCGACGCGGTGAAGCCGCCGGACGCGACGCGCGATCCGGTGTTCAATGCGTCGGCGAAGTGCCCGGCCTATGTGATCCCCGAGGAGGTCGCGAGCGCCGTGCGCGAGAAGGAGCAGCGCGACGACGCGGAGATGGCCAAATTGGCTGCGAAGGGCACGCCCGTGGCGCGTCTCAACACCGGCATCGATGGCGGCATGAACGCGATCTTCGCCTCCAAGATTCCGGAAGGAAACACCGGTCTGTCCGAAGGCGGCGACAGCCAGGCGCTGGCATCGATGTCGCTGGCCCGCGCCCCCGGCACGATCCCCGGAACGGTCAATCCGCCGCGGCCCAATCTCGCGGTCCAGCGGGAAGAGCCCGTGGTGGCGACGACGTCGTCGACCTCGGTCGCGACACCGTCGTCGGCCTCGGCGCCGGCCACCCGTGTTGCGTCGGCGAACGCGTCCGACAAATCCGAAGGATTCTTCTCGAGCTTTGCCCGCAAGGTCGGCATCGGTGACGCCACCGCCGACGCCAGCAAGCAGGCCGCGTCGCAGCCAGCTCCGGCCGCCGCCGCACCGGCCAAGCCGAAGGTTGCCGATGCCAAGCCGCAATCGGTGGTTCGGGTCGCCCCGAAGGCGGAGCCGAAGCAGGCCGCCAAGCCCGCTCCGAAGCCGCAGGTGACCAGCACCGCCGCCGCAGCGCCGGCCGCGACAGCGTCGACCCAGCTCGCCGGCTCCGCGCCGGTCGTACAGACCAACTCGTTCGACACCCGCTTCTCCGCGGTGAAGTAA
- a CDS encoding nuclear transport factor 2 family protein → MDDHTVRIALQRHWEASDASDFEREHEIYRDDAVLDYPQSGERIRGRRNIQESRTVQPNKKRFTIRRMIGGGDLWITEYILTYDEKPSCVVSIMEFRDGLVAHETQYFADRFEPSASRAHIVEHVDGASTR, encoded by the coding sequence ATGGACGATCACACTGTGCGGATCGCGCTGCAGCGCCATTGGGAGGCGTCAGACGCCAGCGATTTCGAGCGCGAGCACGAAATCTACCGTGACGATGCGGTGCTCGATTATCCGCAATCCGGCGAGCGGATCCGCGGCCGGCGCAACATTCAGGAGAGCCGGACGGTGCAGCCGAACAAGAAGCGCTTCACGATCCGGCGCATGATCGGCGGCGGTGACCTGTGGATCACCGAATACATCCTCACCTATGACGAGAAGCCGTCCTGCGTGGTGAGCATCATGGAATTCCGCGACGGACTGGTCGCGCACGAGACGCAGTATTTCGCCGACCGGTTTGAGCCATCGGCCTCGCGCGCGCACATTGTCGAGCACGTCGACGGAGCGTCGACGCGTTGA
- a CDS encoding flavodoxin family protein — protein sequence MQQELATIIAGAWDAYHHSRKAPVTRKAGPGFADPDYDLAVDWLFARDAIDEAQRRHDDPNATPHILLINGSSRSEHSCPGEMSKSWRMVEIAEACFREMGFTVDILDLSRLTSEFGKQIHPCKSCVSTSMALCHWPCSCYPNYSLGQTDDWMNEIYPLWLRAHGVMIISPVNWYQTPTGLKAMIDRLVCADGGNPDPTSTHGKTASEAKALELKGWHYPKHLRGRHFGLVVHGDSVGAETCRRFLADWLTDMELISAGGRSETDGYIGYMKPYATSHRDFDEDKAFQDQVRNVALALGAAVDLARTGHLEDPGKGLEDPQPK from the coding sequence ATGCAGCAGGAACTGGCGACGATCATCGCCGGTGCCTGGGATGCCTACCATCATTCACGCAAGGCGCCGGTCACGCGCAAGGCCGGCCCCGGCTTTGCCGATCCGGATTATGATCTCGCGGTCGACTGGCTGTTCGCGCGCGATGCCATCGATGAAGCACAACGCAGGCACGACGACCCGAACGCGACGCCGCATATCCTGCTGATCAACGGCTCCTCGCGCAGCGAACACAGCTGTCCCGGAGAGATGTCCAAGAGCTGGCGCATGGTCGAAATCGCCGAGGCCTGCTTTCGCGAGATGGGCTTCACGGTCGATATCCTCGATCTGTCGCGGCTGACATCCGAGTTCGGCAAGCAGATTCATCCTTGCAAATCCTGCGTGTCGACTTCGATGGCGCTCTGCCACTGGCCGTGCAGTTGCTACCCAAACTACTCGCTCGGGCAAACCGATGACTGGATGAACGAGATCTATCCGCTCTGGCTCCGCGCGCACGGCGTCATGATCATCTCGCCGGTCAATTGGTATCAAACGCCGACCGGACTCAAGGCGATGATCGATCGCCTGGTCTGCGCCGATGGCGGCAATCCCGATCCGACCTCGACCCACGGCAAGACCGCGAGCGAGGCCAAGGCGCTCGAACTCAAGGGCTGGCATTACCCCAAGCATTTGCGCGGCCGGCATTTCGGTCTCGTGGTCCATGGCGACAGCGTCGGTGCCGAGACCTGCCGCCGCTTTCTTGCGGATTGGCTTACCGACATGGAGCTGATCTCGGCGGGCGGCCGCTCCGAAACCGATGGCTACATTGGCTACATGAAGCCTTATGCGACATCGCATCGCGATTTCGATGAAGACAAGGCGTTCCAGGACCAGGTGCGCAACGTCGCGCTGGCGCTTGGCGCTGCCGTTGACCTGGCGCGCACCGGGCATCTGGAGGATCCCGGCAAAGGGCTTGAGGACCCGCAGCCGAAATAG
- a CDS encoding phosphatase PAP2 family protein: protein MMVGIPGTGDDRRQFLLHRSEDRIGESLPVAPLELIARKLDGRHPLANVRLRHRHPSLNNDHRAPRVAMDARRRRVRDGIEASRGGPTLEGLELALVPVASPERAIRTHAEAGALHGIPALRTMRTAAHLRGTPTFPMTVRPTAADAVIARSIARNTAPAPEEIARGLTWGADEKVLLVLAAAGWLASRGRGAALERAGNHALLVTVAASLLPHGLKLLFNQTRPDRLTVVGHVHGISISGKRKDAFPSGHALHMGALASAAATLPARARRTIQAVAIGLSLTRVAVLAHWTSDVIAGFALGAGLERLLRLWTGYPGKDPR from the coding sequence ATGATGGTAGGCATCCCAGGCACCGGCGATGATCGTCGCCAGTTCCTGCTGCATCGATCGGAAGACCGGATCGGCGAATCGCTTCCGGTAGCGCCGCTCGAACTCATCGCGCGAAAGCTTGACGGGCGGCATCCCCTTGCGAACGTCCGGCTCCGTCATCGACATCCCTCCCTGAACAACGATCATCGCGCGCCGCGCGTCGCGATGGATGCGCGACGTCGACGGGTGCGCGACGGCATCGAAGCGAGTCGAGGCGGGCCAACGTTAGAAGGGCTGGAACTGGCTTTGGTTCCTGTGGCGTCTCCTGAACGGGCCATTAGGACCCATGCCGAAGCTGGCGCGTTGCATGGAATCCCGGCTTTGAGGACCATGCGTACTGCAGCTCACCTTCGAGGCACGCCAACCTTCCCGATGACGGTCCGCCCGACCGCGGCGGACGCCGTGATCGCACGTTCGATCGCCCGCAACACCGCGCCTGCTCCAGAGGAAATTGCCCGCGGGCTGACATGGGGCGCCGATGAAAAGGTGCTGCTTGTGCTCGCCGCCGCGGGCTGGCTCGCCTCCCGCGGACGCGGCGCCGCTCTGGAGCGCGCCGGCAATCATGCACTGCTGGTCACGGTCGCCGCGTCGCTGCTGCCGCATGGCCTGAAGCTTCTGTTCAACCAGACCCGCCCGGACCGTCTGACCGTGGTCGGACACGTCCACGGCATCTCGATCTCGGGCAAGCGCAAAGACGCCTTTCCGTCCGGCCACGCGCTGCACATGGGCGCGCTGGCATCGGCGGCAGCAACATTGCCCGCCCGCGCACGCCGCACCATCCAGGCCGTCGCGATCGGTCTTTCGCTGACGCGCGTGGCGGTTCTCGCACACTGGACCAGCGACGTGATCGCGGGATTCGCGCTGGGAGCGGGTCTTGAGCGGCTGCTGCGCTTGTGGACCGGTTATCCGGGCAAGGATCCGCGATGA
- a CDS encoding DUF3147 family protein, producing MTEYVVRFVLGGAVVSLFAMLGDVLRPKSFAGLFGAAPSVALATLGIAVCRHGADYAGLQGRAMIAGAVALAVYSFVVCQLLIRARLRAAPATLLSLVAWLVIVFGLLALSGGQA from the coding sequence ATGACCGAATACGTCGTCCGCTTTGTGCTGGGCGGAGCCGTCGTCTCATTGTTCGCGATGCTGGGTGACGTGCTGCGCCCGAAGAGTTTTGCCGGCCTGTTCGGAGCGGCGCCGTCCGTTGCGCTGGCGACGCTCGGTATCGCCGTATGCCGGCACGGCGCCGACTACGCCGGCCTGCAGGGCCGCGCCATGATTGCCGGCGCGGTCGCGCTCGCCGTCTACAGCTTCGTGGTCTGCCAGCTGCTGATTCGCGCCAGACTGCGGGCAGCCCCTGCGACATTGCTGTCGCTCGTCGCCTGGCTCGTGATCGTATTCGGCCTGCTCGCCCTCAGCGGAGGACAGGCATGA